A portion of the Phoenix dactylifera cultivar Barhee BC4 unplaced genomic scaffold, palm_55x_up_171113_PBpolish2nd_filt_p 001232F, whole genome shotgun sequence genome contains these proteins:
- the LOC103697241 gene encoding NAC domain-containing protein 48-like, which yields MSGGDLQLPPGFRFHPTDEELVMHYLCRKCAALPLAVPIIAEIDLYKFDPWQLPEMALYGEKEWYFFSPRDRKYPNGSRPNRAAGSGYWKATGLDKPIGTPKPVGIKKALVFYAGKAPKGEKTNWIMHEYRLAAVDRSARKKNSLRLDDWVLCRIYNKKGSAEKATGSDRKAAGSRMAGWPEPERKPVFVPHVPELVHLEPADSMPRLHTDSSCSEHVLSPEFTWEREVQSQPRAACSQWEKALYVPLNNEGATAPAGGVGFFPQLEPCSLEPGFRDPFQDNFMYQWRPF from the exons ATGAGCGGCGGAGATCTGCAGCTGCCACCGGGGTTCCGGTTCCATCCGACGGACGAGGAGCTCGTGATGCACTACCTCTGCCGGAAATGCGCCGCCCTGCCCCTAGCGGTTCCCATCATCGCCGAGATCGACCTCTATAAGTTCGACCCCTGGCAACTCCCCG AGATGGCGTTGTATGGGGAGAAGGAGTGGTATTTTTTCTCGCCGAGGGATCGGAAGTATCCGAacgggtcgaggccgaaccggGCGGCCGGGTCGGGGTACTGGAAGGCGACCGGGTTGGACAAGCCGATCGGGACGCCGAAGCCGGTGGGGATAAAGAAGGCATTGGTGTTCTACGCTGGGAAGGCGCCCAAAGGGGAGAAGACCAACTGGATCATGCACGAGTACCGGCTCGCCGCCGTCGACCGGTCCGCCCGCAAAAAGAACAGCCTCCGG CTGGATGACTGGGTGCTGTGCCGGATCTACAACAAGAAAGGCAGCGCGGAGAAGGCGACGGGATCGGACCGGAAGGCGGCCGGTTCGAGGATGGCGGGGTGGCCGGAGCCTGAGCGGAAGCCGGTGTTCGTCCCGCACGTGCCGGAGCTCGTGCATTTGGAGCCGGCGGACTCGATGCCGAGGCTGCACACGGACTCGAGCTGCTCGGAGCACGTGCTGTCGCCGGAGTTCACGTGGGAGAGGGAGGTCCAGAGCCAGCCGCGGGCGGCGTGTAGTCAGTGGGAGAAGGCCCTCTACGTTCCGCTTAATAACGAGGGTGCCACGGCTCCGGCCGGTGGCGTCGGGTTCTTCCCGCAGCTCGAACCGTGTTCGCTCGAACCCGGGTTCAGAGACCCGTTCCAAGACAACTTCATGTATCAGTGGAGGCCCTTCTGA